Within the Cololabis saira isolate AMF1-May2022 chromosome 22, fColSai1.1, whole genome shotgun sequence genome, the region TTATTCTGATTTTTATACACCAGCACAGTGGTCCATTTTGATTGGCAGACATCCCGCTCATCTGTTGTCTTCCACAAGGATGTTCCGTCTGGGATAGGCGTCTACTTCCACAAATATATAACGGAACTCATATTTTCCAGTTTCAAGATTCTGTTAAGACATAATAGGGAAACTGTCATTAAACTCCCTCTCAAGAGGACAGATACTGCTGTTACTAAAGAAATCACTCACTGCTTTCATTGCGTACGCCGTTGTTTGGCGTCAACTGAACAGGGGTCGTTTCTGAAGCTGATTATGTATAAACTGCTTATGCTGAACCTGACTTCAGGGaaactgagttttccgtttcacaaagcgaTGTTACTTAACCCCGAGCAAGAAGGTTTAGTTAAACTGGTTTCAGAAAACAAGTTAAATCAAACTGGGAATCTGTTACCGCGGTAACTGACTGTGTGAACTACACCTGGGTAAGAgcagattttacttcaacataacCCAAGTTACTATCTGTCTCCTCCCCTTCATGGAGCTGAAACCAGTTCATACAATCCATCATATAACGAGCATTTGAGAGACGTCTGAATGATGACATCATCAGGAAGGAATATTGAAGATCTGAATGGATAGTTTAAACTGGCCAAATCAGCCACGACTTGGACTCGCCACACCCTGATCATTTTAAAGTGTTAGgtcttttacctttttttagGTCACAAATACATGATCTTCCTTCCATGCATCACAAATATCACCCACTTTGTACATACTTCACACAAAATACCTTGGGTTATTAATTGTATTAGCTgttatttatttgcaaatatctGGTTCTTAATAACAAcacagactaaaaaaaaaacatgctattctattctattataaaGTGAATGATGCAGAACTGTAGGAAAAGCAGGCAGACTTATAAGGGGGGGGTCTCCAAGCGGCCACCAGGATTGTCTTTGAAAGCGGGCAGATTTTTACCTTTACCAGTCTTTGGGAGTACGGCAGGTATATATTACACAAGCTGTTGTTTAGCACAGATGAGTATTTACCTCTTTTGACTCCGAGTGCACAGTTCCTTTCACGCCTGGTTCTGAGCCTTCGATGTAAAACTTTAGTCTCATATGCTTCAGTCCATCCTTCAGATACTCAACATGGCTGAggtgcaaacacaaaaaaacgaaaATCCTTTTTTAATGCCACATTATAAGAGGGTAATGGACACTGATCTTAGCATAAGATAACTCATATACACAATATGCAAGAGTTTCTTAGTTGGAATACATAAATACGACTTCAGCACCTGACTTGTTGCCTCCTTCCTCGCCGAGTGGTCTCGCCATAACACTTGACTGGCTCGCCAAATGCGCCAATAACCTGTTATTTTAATGGAGACACATATATCTTATTCGCACTGAACTTAGATTACTGCGAGACACTGTTGGGTCTCAGTGATTTTGGAGTCTAATCCTCACCTCTGGATGTGATTTGACTTTGTCAAAAGCTTTGCTGTAGACTTTATTTGGGCTTTTGGAGGAAAACAGCTCCTGGAACACCACATACAACAGCCCACCTGAAACCCAACACACACAACAAGATGTTGGTGCTCAGCATCTTTTCAGGTCTGATTGCTGTCAGACTCGAAACAACGTGATCAATTTGCACATTTCTTCAAACCTTCATGTTGTAATCACCTGTCACTCCAAGTCCGATGAGGATAACTATCAAGTAGGTGAAGTCTCTGCCGGCATCTTTCACTATAAGACATGCATGGGGGGTTCCCAGACATCAGTTAAAAGTTAAGACTTTTATCAGGTAACATGACCAAAAACTACTTGGTTGTGGcttcacaaataaaaaacagtttcctGCCTGTTCTTGGAAATGTATCGTTGAACAAGACAAACCCTTTAAAGATAACTTCTCTGTCACTTATGGTTACTTGTATGGTAAAATCAGGCATTTTGTACTGCCAttcagaatatttaaaaaaaatgctcaaagaaaaaaggattgtTTTATGCCAACTTAAGTACACATATCATaatttatacaaataaacttgccttgccacaGTGTCCTTAAATTTTGATAAAGCTGAAgagtactcctaaattaaatacttacctgctgtactctactgcccttatttttaacaacttgtgctttttattattttccctcttttcttatcattttatttcatttatttgttatttaagcgtactcttaaattaaatactttctgaaaaccgcgaatgagatatgtacctgcggtactctagtgcccttagttttcagcaacttgtgctttttattattttaccttcttttctcataattttattttattttatttgttatttactgtcttattatgtcttgccgcttttaatgttgatgtaaagcactttgaattaccttgtgttgaattgtgctatataaataaacttgccttgcctaaaaatACCACATTAATACAATGCGAAAGTACCttttaaaatgacatttttatacttattttaatTGCAACTGTATTTAAGGGGTGAATTGAGCATTTTAACTCGACTTTGAGGGGAAAGTTTTACTTTTGGACGTAAATGTAGTTCTTgactggctccaaaagtgagtccaTTAAACCTGTCGTTTTTGTAATGACATGTggagaggtgggtagtaacgagttacatttactcagttacatttacttgagtaagttttgggaaatgttgtacttttaggagtagttttgaatcactatactttttacttttacttgagtagatttgtgaagaataaactgttactcttactccgctacattaggctacgttgagctgttactttttcttttatccatgtatgcgtcaatctcatgacatcactgagtgattctttgggaaaaatgtttgtttttgcatgttttgtcacatttacacagactccaACACACACTCAGAGgtt harbors:
- the timm21 gene encoding mitochondrial import inner membrane translocase subunit Tim21-like: MAYALILKALHRNLVQTAGRLCERRQQLLQVGVLVHTHRTSCTGSRLPLLTVEALSPALGCLGPVQTRRGISLCFAARNRSSPADRDKSVSAHRAGSPGASAAQKVKDAGRDFTYLIVILIGLGVTGGLLYVVFQELFSSKSPNKVYSKAFDKVKSHPEVIGAFGEPVKCYGETTRRGRRQQVSHVEYLKDGLKHMRLKFYIEGSEPGVKGTVHSESKENLETGKYEFRYIFVEVDAYPRRNILVEDNR